Proteins encoded together in one Anoxybacillus flavithermus window:
- a CDS encoding VanZ family protein — MRQWIGLNMVIHACFYVYLFFVLYYTVLYIPYWRFMTQPVLPPEEQVFPHYNLIPFKTILETSITPVNIWGNIFLLLPLGIFVPLIHPYFARIKPFLLLALLVSSGIESVQFMTALMDGKFAEYPSERSLDVDDIILNMSGAVIGFGLYKLRGRMKSLIS, encoded by the coding sequence GTGCGGCAATGGATTGGGTTGAATATGGTGATTCACGCTTGCTTTTATGTTTACTTGTTTTTTGTTTTGTATTATACGGTTTTATATATTCCTTATTGGCGCTTTATGACCCAACCAGTGCTGCCGCCAGAGGAACAGGTGTTTCCCCATTATAATTTAATCCCGTTTAAAACGATTTTGGAAACAAGTATTACTCCTGTGAATATTTGGGGAAACATCTTTCTGTTGCTTCCGTTGGGCATCTTTGTTCCTTTGATTCATCCCTATTTTGCACGTATCAAACCGTTTCTTCTCCTTGCCTTGCTGGTTTCGAGCGGCATTGAATCCGTTCAATTTATGACAGCGTTGATGGATGGAAAATTTGCTGAATACCCTAGTGAAAGAAGCCTCGATGTTGATGATATCATTTTGAACATGAGTGGAGCCGTTATCGGTTTTGGTCTGTACAAATTACGAGGGCGAATGAAAAGCTTGATTTCTTGA
- a CDS encoding DDE-type integrase/transposase/recombinase: protein MLPQLLIKCLQIIKTQYQIIIYLLGVLFGKSLTDWDDEEPVNQSYQKLQVDELPVIETLPRLDYRHLLVEYEQQHGKPLKPIKRHANTKTTVPDALTCPQCQAPSNYVYANNGGKGQYQCKVCRCRFNHRSRFAKQVIFRCPHCLKALEKIKERNDYYIHKCKNDDCSFYQANLRQMTPQEKEQFQHAPYAFKVRYIFREFLFDFQPLAPSSPIQSKVDLSRLSVSSHTLGLILTYHVNYGLSARKTARIMKDIHGLSISHQTVINYANSVALIVKPFIDHFPYELSGSFCGDETYIRVKGCWHYLFFMFDAVKKVVLSYRVSPHRDTLSAIRAIDDVLKKLPSIPEDLSFVVDGNPIYLLAQHFFAQQGISFDVRQVIGLTNEDPVSEEYRPLKQIIERFNRTFKGNYRPTHGFGAEEGSVSFVTLFVAYFNFLRPHSALEKRVPVVIPALESLPHMPARWARLIVMAQEMLTQQAAS, encoded by the coding sequence TTGTTACCTCAATTATTAATCAAATGTCTTCAAATAATCAAGACCCAATATCAAATCATTATTTATTTACTAGGTGTACTTTTTGGAAAGTCCCTCACAGACTGGGATGACGAAGAACCGGTGAATCAATCGTATCAGAAACTCCAAGTCGATGAACTGCCTGTCATCGAAACGCTTCCGCGTTTAGACTATCGTCATCTTCTTGTCGAATACGAACAACAACACGGAAAACCGTTGAAGCCGATCAAGAGGCACGCGAACACGAAAACCACGGTGCCTGATGCATTGACGTGTCCACAGTGCCAAGCGCCATCTAATTATGTGTACGCCAACAACGGGGGTAAAGGGCAGTATCAATGCAAAGTGTGTCGTTGCCGTTTCAACCATCGTAGCCGTTTTGCCAAACAAGTGATTTTTCGGTGCCCACATTGTTTAAAGGCACTCGAGAAAATCAAAGAGCGCAACGATTATTACATCCACAAATGTAAGAATGATGATTGCTCGTTTTACCAAGCAAACTTGCGACAGATGACACCTCAGGAAAAAGAACAGTTTCAACATGCGCCGTATGCCTTTAAAGTTCGATACATTTTCCGTGAGTTTCTCTTTGATTTTCAGCCGTTGGCACCGTCGTCACCGATACAGTCGAAGGTGGATTTGTCGCGTCTTTCCGTGTCTTCGCATACACTCGGACTCATCTTGACGTATCACGTCAACTATGGGCTCTCCGCGCGGAAAACAGCGAGGATCATGAAAGACATTCATGGGTTGTCGATTTCTCATCAGACCGTCATCAACTATGCCAACAGTGTTGCGCTGATCGTCAAACCTTTCATCGATCACTTTCCTTACGAACTGTCTGGTTCTTTTTGCGGCGACGAGACGTATATCCGCGTCAAAGGGTGCTGGCATTACTTGTTTTTTATGTTTGATGCCGTGAAAAAGGTCGTGCTGTCTTACCGGGTCTCTCCACATCGGGATACACTCTCTGCCATCCGTGCGATCGATGATGTTCTCAAGAAACTGCCGTCCATTCCTGAAGATTTGTCTTTTGTCGTCGATGGCAACCCGATCTACTTGTTGGCGCAGCACTTTTTCGCCCAACAAGGGATTTCTTTCGATGTCCGTCAAGTCATCGGGCTGACAAACGAGGATCCTGTGTCCGAGGAATATCGACCACTTAAACAGATCATTGAACGATTCAACCGAACGTTTAAAGGCAACTACCGACCGACTCATGGGTTTGGCGCAGAAGAAGGCTCGGTTTCCTTTGTCACACTCTTTGTGGCGTATTTCAACTTCTTGCGTCCGCATAGCGCGTTAGAAAAACGGGTACCGGTCGTCATCCCAGCATTAGAGAGCCTTCCGCATATGCCGGCACGTTGGGCAAGGCTCATTGTCATGGCTCAAGAGATGTTGACCCAACAAGCTGCATCCTAA
- a CDS encoding Uma2 family endonuclease, with product MNPQSSKLYTYADYVQWDGRWELIDGKAYNTSPSPTWEHQFAVMELLFAFRSHFQNKNCYVAIAPFDVRLSESDDYTYAKHVVQPDISVICNKNSLTTNGCLGAPTLIVEVLSPSTALKDRNEKFKLYEQFNVQEYWIVDPLYRTVEVFGLEDGFFKKREAFGENDTITSFIFTNFSLEAKQLFFQ from the coding sequence ATGAATCCACAATCATCCAAACTGTATACGTATGCCGATTATGTTCAATGGGACGGGCGTTGGGAGCTCATTGACGGGAAAGCTTACAACACGAGCCCTTCACCAACATGGGAGCATCAATTTGCTGTCATGGAACTATTGTTTGCGTTTCGTTCGCATTTTCAAAATAAAAATTGCTACGTTGCCATAGCTCCGTTTGATGTTCGTCTCTCCGAAAGCGACGACTACACGTATGCAAAACATGTCGTACAACCAGATATTTCTGTTATTTGCAACAAAAACAGCTTAACAACAAACGGCTGTTTAGGCGCACCGACACTCATTGTCGAAGTTCTTTCTCCATCTACAGCTTTAAAAGACCGAAATGAAAAATTTAAGCTATACGAGCAGTTTAACGTGCAAGAATATTGGATTGTTGATCCTTTGTATAGAACAGTTGAAGTATTTGGATTAGAGGATGGTTTTTTTAAAAAAAGAGAGGCATTTGGAGAAAACGACACAATCACGTCCTTTATATTTACAAACTTTTCTCTCGAAGCGAAGCAATTATTTTTTCAATAA
- a CDS encoding MarR family winged helix-turn-helix transcriptional regulator — protein sequence MERSIQQFIERYLSVSFLVNKRGAALMKCELDDITHDQYYVLRYIYKRGVCTSTELADVFAVNKSAITAMTNRLVEKGMIARGKDEDDRRVISLTLTEKGKMWLVETERKVYELVETMMTKLSHEEIEQFIQTYEKLAMILQEMEEKK from the coding sequence ATGGAGCGAAGCATACAACAATTTATTGAGCGATATTTATCCGTTTCGTTTCTTGTCAATAAACGAGGGGCTGCGTTGATGAAGTGTGAATTAGACGATATTACGCACGATCAATATTATGTATTGCGCTACATATATAAGCGTGGGGTGTGCACATCGACGGAATTGGCGGACGTGTTTGCGGTAAATAAAAGTGCGATTACGGCGATGACAAACCGTCTTGTTGAAAAAGGAATGATTGCACGTGGCAAAGATGAAGACGATCGTCGCGTCATTTCTCTTACACTGACAGAAAAAGGAAAGATGTGGCTCGTTGAAACAGAACGAAAAGTATATGAACTTGTTGAAACAATGATGACAAAGCTTTCACATGAAGAAATTGAACAGTTTATTCAAACGTATGAGAAGCTAGCAATGATTTTACAAGAAATGGAGGAGAAAAAATGA
- a CDS encoding efflux RND transporter permease subunit, which yields MKTIIRGKWVVLLAWVVATVVLVMTASNMAQLVREKGQITVPDGYSSSLASELLKEVQKQENKEGEMSAVLVFHRKERLQEKDWNEIEKAIEQLQAKKESLGLIQIVSPLDDSSLKEKLVSKDETTVLISLQLERNKRTAKEISTALYDVIENIDVPHYYTGSWMIDEDVVQSSQEGLKKTEGITVVFILIVLFLVFRSLVAPFVPLLTVGLTYIVSQSVVAFLVDRVDFPLSTFTQTFLVAVLFGIGTDYCILLLSRFKEELAKREDRTEAIIATYKTAGKTVIFSGLAVMIGFASIGLSTFKLYQSASAVAVGVVVLLVALVTLVPFFMATLGEKLFWPMKGALEHKPSKLWDVAGRFSFARPLWALAIVAIITLPILLTYDGKLSFNSMAEIGDRYASVKAFNIISAHFSEGEAMPTKIVMKNDEAMDDEQYYYLIEKISREVANIDGVNAVRSVTRPLGEPIDQLFVTKQAEQLKDGLGKGADGIGQIRSGLSEASSEMAKSAPKLEQATGGIRELVNGTSKLKTGMTDLQQALKQLEDGVRSGAIGAADLEKGLQTIQTNMKKLHDGADELRKGYEQATGGLRQLSERYEQIESGLQAISEQLPLLSQSLNRIEERHTGLREDAEYAHVKQAVQQMSAQMNTLSDALVQVNDALQNVQRGLQQANESFATITNGQQALITGMDEVISGLGKLRSGLEQAADGQGQIVQRLPEVTNGLAKVNDGQQQLLTGFSQLNGQMDQLISGLNQSVNGLRQVESGLQSAKQYVSDLANAPDEEMAGWYMPPQLLTSKEFAQAKEAYMSKDGKVITFDVVFSSNPYETTTMKKIAEVKEAIARAVNGTKLEHAKVGVGGVTSIYSDLNDISAADYARTSVFMLAGIAIILIVLLRSFIMPVYLMLSLILTYYTSMAFTELVFVNMLGYEGVNWAVPFFAFVILMALGIDYSIFLMDRFNEYRDKTVQEAMLEAMRHMGTVIISAAIILGGTFAAMYPSGVLSLLQIATIILTGLFLYALVVLPLFIPVMVKTFGRANWWPFMK from the coding sequence ATGAAAACGATTATTCGCGGAAAATGGGTCGTTTTACTCGCGTGGGTTGTCGCCACTGTCGTGCTCGTTATGACTGCTTCGAATATGGCACAACTTGTGCGTGAAAAAGGGCAAATTACCGTCCCAGACGGCTATTCGTCTTCGCTTGCTAGCGAGTTATTAAAAGAAGTACAAAAGCAAGAAAATAAGGAAGGGGAAATGAGCGCCGTCCTCGTCTTTCATCGCAAAGAAAGATTGCAAGAAAAGGATTGGAATGAAATTGAGAAGGCTATTGAACAACTACAAGCGAAAAAAGAATCGCTCGGTTTAATACAAATTGTTTCGCCACTTGATGACAGCTCGCTCAAAGAAAAGCTCGTTTCAAAAGATGAAACAACGGTACTCATTTCGCTTCAATTAGAACGAAACAAACGCACCGCAAAAGAAATAAGCACAGCGCTTTATGATGTGATCGAGAATATTGATGTACCGCACTATTATACAGGCAGTTGGATGATCGATGAAGATGTCGTACAAAGTTCACAAGAAGGATTGAAAAAAACAGAAGGCATTACGGTCGTGTTTATTTTAATTGTTTTATTTCTTGTATTTCGTTCGCTCGTTGCTCCGTTTGTGCCGTTGCTGACGGTTGGATTGACGTATATCGTATCGCAATCTGTTGTTGCTTTTCTTGTCGATCGAGTGGACTTTCCGCTTTCTACGTTTACGCAAACATTTTTAGTTGCCGTTTTGTTCGGGATTGGAACGGATTATTGTATTTTATTGTTAAGCCGCTTTAAAGAAGAATTAGCGAAACGAGAAGACCGAACAGAAGCGATTATCGCGACGTATAAGACGGCTGGAAAGACGGTTATTTTCAGCGGATTGGCGGTCATGATCGGATTTGCGTCCATCGGCTTATCGACGTTTAAACTGTATCAGTCTGCATCAGCCGTAGCGGTCGGTGTCGTTGTGTTGCTTGTCGCGCTTGTTACGCTTGTGCCGTTTTTTATGGCTACACTTGGTGAAAAGCTGTTTTGGCCGATGAAAGGAGCTCTTGAACATAAACCGAGCAAATTATGGGATGTGGCAGGTCGTTTTTCTTTCGCTCGTCCGCTATGGGCGCTTGCAATTGTCGCGATCATCACATTGCCGATTTTATTGACGTACGATGGCAAACTTTCTTTTAATTCGATGGCGGAAATCGGAGATCGTTACGCGTCTGTTAAAGCATTTAACATCATTTCAGCCCACTTTAGTGAAGGGGAAGCGATGCCGACGAAAATCGTCATGAAAAATGATGAAGCGATGGATGATGAACAATATTACTACTTGATTGAAAAAATTAGTCGCGAAGTAGCAAACATTGATGGTGTGAACGCTGTTCGCTCGGTGACGCGTCCGCTTGGAGAGCCGATTGATCAATTGTTTGTGACAAAGCAAGCGGAACAGTTAAAAGATGGACTTGGAAAAGGAGCGGACGGCATCGGACAAATTCGTTCCGGTTTAAGTGAAGCGAGCAGCGAAATGGCAAAGTCAGCTCCGAAGCTAGAGCAAGCGACCGGAGGTATTCGCGAGCTCGTCAACGGAACGTCAAAATTGAAAACGGGAATGACTGATTTACAACAAGCATTGAAGCAGCTCGAAGATGGGGTGCGAAGCGGAGCGATCGGAGCTGCTGATCTTGAAAAAGGATTGCAAACGATACAAACGAATATGAAAAAGCTGCATGATGGAGCGGATGAATTGCGAAAAGGATATGAGCAAGCAACCGGTGGACTGCGTCAATTAAGTGAACGATATGAACAAATTGAAAGTGGATTGCAAGCTATTTCTGAACAGTTGCCGCTTCTTTCTCAGTCGTTGAATCGTATTGAAGAGCGTCATACGGGCTTGCGTGAAGATGCGGAGTATGCACATGTAAAGCAAGCTGTTCAACAGATGAGCGCACAAATGAATACGTTATCTGATGCACTTGTTCAAGTGAACGACGCGTTACAAAATGTTCAACGTGGTTTACAACAAGCAAATGAATCATTTGCGACAATAACAAACGGACAGCAAGCGCTTATTACTGGAATGGATGAAGTGATCTCTGGACTTGGAAAGCTTCGTTCTGGATTAGAGCAAGCAGCGGATGGTCAAGGGCAAATTGTTCAACGATTGCCAGAAGTGACAAACGGGCTAGCGAAAGTAAACGACGGACAACAGCAATTGCTTACAGGTTTTTCGCAACTCAATGGTCAAATGGATCAACTCATTTCAGGACTAAATCAAAGCGTCAATGGATTGCGACAAGTAGAAAGTGGATTGCAGTCCGCAAAACAGTACGTTTCTGACTTAGCGAATGCGCCAGATGAAGAAATGGCAGGATGGTATATGCCGCCACAATTGTTGACGAGCAAGGAATTTGCCCAAGCGAAGGAAGCATATATGTCGAAAGATGGAAAAGTTATAACGTTTGATGTTGTCTTTTCATCCAATCCGTATGAAACGACGACGATGAAAAAAATCGCAGAAGTGAAAGAAGCGATTGCTCGGGCGGTGAATGGCACAAAACTTGAGCATGCGAAAGTAGGCGTTGGTGGCGTAACAAGCATATATTCGGATTTAAATGACATTTCTGCCGCTGACTATGCACGCACGTCTGTATTTATGCTTGCAGGAATTGCCATCATTTTAATCGTTCTTCTTCGTTCGTTTATTATGCCAGTATATTTAATGTTATCCCTAATTTTAACGTATTATACGTCGATGGCGTTTACTGAACTTGTGTTTGTGAATATGCTCGGATATGAAGGTGTGAACTGGGCTGTTCCATTTTTTGCGTTCGTTATTTTAATGGCGCTTGGCATTGACTATAGCATTTTCCTTATGGATCGCTTTAATGAATATCGCGACAAAACCGTTCAAGAAGCGATGCTTGAAGCGATGCGTCATATGGGAACAGTCATCATTTCTGCTGCCATCATTTTAGGTGGAACGTTTGCGGCGATGTATCCATCTGGCGTATTATCGCTATTGCAAATTGCAACGATTATTTTAACAGGGTTATTTTTATACGCTCTTGTCGTTTTGCCATTATTTATTCCGGTGATGGTGAAAACGTTTGGACGGGCGAATTGGTGGCCATTTATGAAGTAA
- the zapA gene encoding cell division protein ZapA, translating to MAEQKKTRITVDIYGQQYSIVGTESSSHIRLVASIVDDKMREISAKNPTLDTSKLAVLTAVNIVHEYIKLKDEYERLLRKMNKEKDDDSDD from the coding sequence TTGGCGGAGCAGAAAAAAACGCGTATTACGGTAGATATATACGGACAACAATATTCGATCGTCGGAACGGAAAGCTCCAGCCATATTCGGCTTGTTGCTTCCATTGTCGATGACAAAATGCGTGAAATTAGTGCCAAAAATCCGACGCTTGATACGAGTAAACTCGCTGTATTAACGGCAGTCAATATCGTTCATGAATATATTAAACTAAAAGATGAATACGAACGCCTTTTGCGAAAAATGAATAAAGAAAAGGATGATGACAGCGATGATTGA
- a CDS encoding CvpA family protein gives MIDLLICFILLMGLMIGLKRGFILQFIHMTGFLIAFIVAYNYYDQLAPRLKLWVPYPSFGDGETMKLLIESTNLDEAYYRAIAFAVLFFAAKIVMQVIGSMLDFIAQLPILKSVNRWAGGALGFIEVYLLLFVLLYVSALVPMSIIQQPLHDSFIASLIVKHTPFLSNFVKNILVQYMA, from the coding sequence ATGATTGATTTGCTTATTTGTTTCATCCTTCTCATGGGACTGATGATTGGATTGAAACGAGGATTTATTTTGCAATTTATTCATATGACCGGTTTTTTGATCGCGTTTATTGTTGCATATAACTATTATGATCAACTAGCACCAAGACTAAAATTATGGGTGCCATATCCGAGTTTTGGCGATGGGGAAACGATGAAATTGCTCATTGAAAGCACAAATTTAGATGAAGCGTACTATCGTGCGATTGCGTTTGCTGTTTTATTTTTCGCTGCAAAAATTGTGATGCAAGTGATCGGCTCAATGCTAGACTTCATCGCACAGCTACCCATTTTAAAAAGCGTAAACCGTTGGGCTGGTGGGGCGCTTGGTTTTATAGAAGTGTATTTGCTTTTATTTGTACTTTTATATGTGAGTGCACTTGTTCCTATGTCTATCATTCAACAGCCACTTCACGACTCATTCATCGCAAGTTTAATCGTCAAACATACACCTTTTTTATCAAATTTTGTAAAAAATATACTCGTGCAATATATGGCGTAA
- the polX gene encoding DNA polymerase/3'-5' exonuclease PolX, giving the protein MEKNKKEAIRLLETIALYMEIKGENPFKVSAFRKAASALERDERALTDIDDFTSIAGIGKGTAAVLQQWLQTGTSDVLEQLKKEIPAGLFPLLKLPGLGGKKIAKLYHELGVTDIETLKEACLAQRVRQLSGFGAKTEENILAALAHMNARPERLPIAFMLEVASDIERQLENFDGIIQFSRAGSLRRVCETVKDLDFIIATTDDALVRKQLLQLEHIYDVVANGETKVSLQLQYDYIVNVDFRLVSPEHFATTLHHFTGSKDHNVRMRQLAKERGEKISEYGVENVQTGEVKTFETEEQFFAYFRLPFIPPEMRESGKEVDAYDGTPLLSLSDIRGDLHMHTTWSDGAFSIEQMAEACRQKGYRYIAITDHSQFLKVANGLTVERLKRQQEEIARLNEKYDDFLILSGIEMDILPDGTLDFADDVLQTVDFVIASIHSAFSQPQETIMKRLREALMNPYVHMIAHPTGRLIGERSGYDVNIDKLLQLAKETNTVLELNANPHRLDLTYAYLQKAQQLGVKIAINTDAHNVRMLDDMELGVAFARKGWIRKETVINTWDIEQLISFLRK; this is encoded by the coding sequence ATGGAAAAAAATAAAAAAGAGGCGATTCGCCTGCTTGAAACGATCGCTTTATATATGGAAATCAAAGGGGAAAATCCATTTAAAGTATCCGCTTTTCGTAAAGCAGCTTCAGCGCTAGAACGTGATGAACGTGCTTTGACCGACATTGATGATTTTACGTCCATTGCTGGCATCGGAAAAGGAACAGCTGCCGTTTTACAGCAATGGTTGCAGACAGGAACGAGTGATGTGCTTGAACAGTTAAAAAAAGAAATTCCAGCAGGGCTATTTCCACTTTTAAAATTGCCGGGACTTGGCGGCAAAAAAATTGCCAAACTGTATCATGAGCTAGGCGTGACCGATATAGAAACATTAAAAGAAGCATGTTTAGCTCAACGTGTGCGACAATTAAGCGGCTTCGGTGCAAAAACTGAAGAAAATATTTTAGCTGCACTTGCCCACATGAATGCACGCCCTGAACGTTTACCAATTGCGTTTATGTTGGAAGTTGCTTCTGACATCGAGCGTCAGCTAGAAAACTTCGATGGCATTATTCAGTTTTCACGGGCGGGCAGTTTGCGCCGCGTATGTGAGACGGTGAAAGATTTAGATTTTATTATTGCAACAACAGACGATGCGCTCGTTCGAAAGCAGTTGTTGCAACTTGAGCATATTTATGACGTTGTTGCAAACGGTGAAACGAAAGTATCGTTGCAATTGCAATACGATTATATTGTCAACGTTGATTTTCGCCTCGTTTCTCCTGAACATTTTGCCACAACGCTCCATCATTTTACCGGTTCAAAAGACCATAACGTTCGCATGCGCCAGTTAGCGAAGGAGCGGGGGGAAAAAATTAGCGAGTATGGCGTAGAAAACGTGCAAACAGGTGAAGTGAAAACGTTTGAAACGGAAGAACAATTTTTTGCTTACTTTCGTTTGCCGTTTATTCCGCCAGAAATGCGAGAAAGTGGAAAAGAAGTCGATGCATATGACGGCACGCCGCTCCTTTCTTTATCTGATATACGCGGCGATTTACATATGCATACGACGTGGAGCGACGGGGCGTTTTCAATTGAGCAAATGGCAGAAGCATGTCGTCAGAAAGGATATCGGTATATTGCGATTACCGATCATTCACAGTTTTTAAAAGTAGCCAATGGACTAACGGTTGAACGATTAAAACGGCAGCAAGAAGAAATTGCCCGCCTAAACGAAAAGTACGACGATTTTCTTATTTTATCTGGCATTGAGATGGATATTTTACCAGATGGAACGTTAGATTTTGCGGATGATGTATTACAAACGGTTGATTTTGTCATTGCGTCGATTCATTCTGCTTTTTCACAGCCGCAAGAAACGATTATGAAACGTCTAAGAGAAGCGCTTATGAATCCATACGTTCATATGATCGCCCATCCGACAGGAAGATTAATTGGGGAACGTAGCGGATACGATGTAAACATAGACAAATTGTTGCAACTTGCGAAAGAAACAAACACGGTGCTAGAACTGAATGCGAATCCACACCGTCTCGATTTAACGTATGCCTATTTACAAAAAGCACAGCAGCTTGGTGTGAAAATTGCGATTAATACAGACGCACACAACGTTCGTATGCTTGATGATATGGAACTTGGTGTTGCATTTGCTCGAAAAGGTTGGATTCGAAAAGAAACGGTCATCAACACATGGGATATCGAACAACTTATCTCTTTTTTGCGAAAATAA